Genomic DNA from Setaria italica strain Yugu1 chromosome V, Setaria_italica_v2.0, whole genome shotgun sequence:
GCATGTCAGTCTAAATAAAATACGTGTACTTTAGATATATTGCACTTTGCATCCATCCCACGGGGCCAAATCACAAAGCATGGTGATCCTCGTGctgctcttgtacaacaacaaGAGTTCCAAGTGAGAGCGACAAAAGCTGATTATCATCTAAAATGCAATTTGTGTCCATATTTCCCCATCACCTGGTATCCAAGCTCTTTATGTGTTAAGAAAACTCACTGTCTTGAGGATCGAGGACATGTTCTTGCGGTTGGAGCAATTTGCAAAAGCTGGGCCTCCAAATACACAACACAAATACGCTTGTGATATATCTGTAAGATGAGGCAAATTGGTCTTTTCTTTTCAAGCTCCCATCATACATATCTTTACATAGAATCCACTAGGCCATGTGTTCCTAGGTTAGTTCGCGGTTCATATGATTTCATTATTGTCAACATAGGAGGACTGCACTAGCTTATTGTCTGGAGGTAACCTACTGTCTTTGTGAGGTGGAACTTGAAACCAGGAGCTCTAGCAGAATAACCAAGGACCGTAACAATTTGCATACTTTTGATTGGTATCAGTACTATATTCATTCAGGTTGGCACACTTCTGATGATGAGAAGGAAATGCATAAAAGCACAGCTTCATGCTGTTTTGTGTCTTCTTATTGGCATTCCTGCTTGTTTTTCTTGCCCGTCTTTGTCAGACTTCTCCCTGATTAGAGAGGTTCAGATATGGAGCAGACAGGCCAAAAATAGTGAACTTTTCATGGAGCATGCCATGTGAAATGAATTGACTCATTCCTTTACCATGCAACAACTTTGATTGATTTTCTGAATATGTTAGGCAGGAGGGAACATGGATAGTTCCACTTTGTTCTCTTGCGCTCTTTTCAGCAAAAACTGTGCTTCTATTATACCAAGGGTCTTTTTTCTCTGGCTTAATGGTTAATCTGTTCTTGCTTGCAGTACATGGTGTTTGCGTGCTCTGACTCTCGTGTATGCCCATCAGTGATCCTCGACCTGAAACCAGGAGATGCCTTTACTGTCCGTAACATTGCCGGCCTTGTTCCGGCCTACCATCAGGTTCATGCTTGTGGAGAATATTTTTCACATTTTAATTTCGTGAACTAATAACTTTGGCCTGCACATTTGAAGGTATAACCAACTAACTTGCAGATTCATGTCTGACCACAGAATATGCACTCCAGCGTTGCTTCAGCCATTGAGTTTGCTGTGACCATCCTCAAGGTGAACTTCCCCCGTTTGACTTATAGCACTCTTCTCTCCAACTCTCCGAACATCCATTTAAGTTTGGGGTCAATTTTGTCAGTGAATTGTAAGAAAAACTAAACAAATAGCACATATGGCCAATCAAATTAACTGTTTGCACAGCAGGATACTGTTGCAATCCTCCCTAATAGTTAGCATGTTTTAAGAAGGTAAATATTGTTTATCATGTGTTGGTGTTCTAGTATGGTAGGTTCATAGCTTTTTTATTTAGAATCGTTATGGTTAGTATACCTACATGTGTTTTCTTAACTCACTGTAATCTGTCCACAGGAACAGAAAAGTTCTAGAATTCAACAATATTGGCAGCTATACTATGTGCTCACATAATCTTGCCTTCTACAAATTATCAGAGGCGTGATTTTCTTCTTACCATGAAAGCACTACTTGATACACGCTTTTGCAGGTTAAGTGCATTGTGGTTATTGGTCACAGCTGCTGTGGTGGAATCAGGGAACTCCTCTCTCTGAAGGAAGATAGACCTCAAACCTAGTAAGTAATTGTCTTAATCTTGCTCCAAATTGATCTGTCTCCTTTATCTTTACTTTACTGGTAAAAACAAAACATGTATAGCTGTATATGACAAAGAGGTCCAAGCAAATGAGTTAGTTAAAACTTGACTCAAGCAGTTTGTACAGTACTAATATCTAAAGCTTCTATGACATCGTGTCTTTCACTCTTGTTCTAATAAGTTGTCCTCTGTTCATTTTATCTCTTAGCCACTTCATTGACAATTGGGTCAAGATCGGTCTGGCTATcaagaaaaaggtggagcgagaACATGCCTTATTGTCTTTTGATGACCAATGCACCATGTTGGAAATTGTGAGTATTAAAAAAGTTGGTTTTCAGTACTTCAGTTTGGTGATTTATCTCACTGCTAACCACAGTGACTGAAATTTTCCACATGTACTAGTAGTTGTTTCCCAATCAGATTAGACACTGATGTGGCATTGTTTGCATTTCTGAATGCTGTGCAGGAGGCCGTCAATTTGTCCCTTAGAAACCTGACGACCTACCCATTCGTCAAGGACAAATTGGGCAAGGGAACGCTCAAGCTGATTGGTGCTCGCTACGACTTTGTCCATGGCAGCTTCCAGACGTGGCATGCCTGACAGCTGAGGTTATGAAAATGGCGCCAATGTGTGTTGTATATAAAGAGTTATCGACGTGGCATTGCTCAGTTTGCATGCAAAGGTGTTCTTTGTTTCAAGTTGAACAGCAAGTACAAGGGGGTGCGATTCTAATGTGCTGTGTGCACTCCATACTTTGTATTACGGGTGTAGAAAAATATTTCTACTCACGCTGGAGATGAAAACTTGGCCCCGGTGTGCAGTTTTTAATGGATTCGGAACGTGTCTGATTAAAGCTTGATCTATTTTTAGGGAAACTTTCAGGCCAGTCCCTGTTATTCTGGAGAAGTTTTTACATGTACGTGATAACGTGAATCCCAGTTGTCCGTGTCCACATCCGGAGCAAGGTAAAATGCTGTATCTGAAAAGCGTGGATGTGAGCTAATACCTCTGGAAAAGCGTGGATACTTGCTCAGGCAagttctcaaaaaaaaagaagaagaagaagctagtACCTCTGGCAAACTGGCAACAGAAACTTGTGAACAACCTGCATGACTCGGTGCTGTGTTCAGCCTGACCTGATTGGATGCATATCCCAATCGAATTGGCTGAACCGATTTGGTATTTTCGCAGCCAAAGGTTGCCGCAGCTTATAAATTTTGGACATCACCTGAGCTGCCCTGCTTCTACGGCAGGCTTGCAGCGGGTCGCAAGGCGGACCAGGATGCTCGTGGTCGACGTCTGGACACGTCACGGCTACGCTGAGCGATGACATATTGGCATATTGCCGCGGCCAGCCGTTGCTCTCTGCGACAGGGTGACCGTGCTGCCGTCGTGCGGAACCTCCCTCATCTGCGGCAGGGCGGTGCGCGAGCTGCCAGTGCGGCAGTGCCCAGTGCCTCCGATCCGCCGGAGCGCGGCGCGCCGTCGCGGCTCCCAAAGTTGCCTTTCGCTCGGCCAACgcaaagggggaaaaaaaatacaCCAAGCAGAGAACACGGCCGCATATCCCGGCGTTTCCTTTCGCGTCACAGCGTTTAGAACTTGAGCGGAACAAACACCACACGCATGCGCCCGCGCGCTcttccctcctcgccgcccgtctccgctcctcctccgcctcccaccgatgcggccaccgccgcacctcgcggccccctccgccgccgcaccctcgtCCGCCGCCTCCCACACCGGGCCgtcccggcgccggcaccgccacCGCGGCGCGACGACGACGTCCTCCGTCGCCTGCTGCCGCGTCGCGGCGCTCGCGTGCCTcctcgcggcgggcgcggccacGGCGCTGCTCACCCTCTCCCTGCCCTCCACGCCCGGCGCGTCCACCACGACAACAACTGACTTCACCGTACGATTGTCAGTCGCgaaccagccgccgccgccaacgcatTTGCCAGCGCCTCTGGCAcccgccacgccgccccctccgccgccgtccccgcccgcCGTGAGGCGTCGAAAGCGAGAGGTGAGGCAGAGCTGGCGTGTTCCAAGAGTCAGTTTCTTCGCTCGTAGTGATCTCAATCCATTCGCGTTCGCCCGTGTTGTTTTTTGGATCAGCCGTCGTACTGGAGGATGGCGCCGGAGGAGGCGCTTCGGTACGCCAAGAGGGAGATACGCGACGCTGAGCCGGCGCTCGACGACCCTGACCTGTACGCGCCTCTGTTCAAGAACGTCTCCCAGTTCAAGAGGTAAAACCGGCGGTTCTCATCCAAGCAATTGTGGACGCATGCGGTGCTTCTTCCCTTCCTCCGAAAATGGAGGAGTTTCCAACTTTTTCGCGTGTTTTTTTGGCATGTTCCTTGCATAATCGACGCCTGATATTGATTCCATTTCATGTTGCCATTTTTTGCAAAACATATCGTGAATGAACTTTAAATTTTTCTACGGATTGCGGCATTTTGTATCCCGTGCATTGACAAAACGCCTATCATAATTGTAGCAAATGTGATCATCATCCAGGAGCTATGAACTGATGGAACGGATACTCAAAGTTTACATTTACCAGGACGGCCGGAGGCCCATCTTCCACACGCCCCCGCTCAGCGGCATCTACGCCTCCGAGGGCTGGTTCATGAAGCTCCTCAAGGAGAGCCGCCGGCACGTCGTCGCCGACCCCAGCAAGGCGCACCTCTTCTACCTGCCCTACAGCTCCCAGCAGCTGAGGCTCACGCTCTACGTGCCCGACTCCCACGACCTCAGGCCGCTGTCCGTGTACCTGAGGAACTTCGTCAGAGGCCTCGCCAACAAGTACCCCTTCTGGAATCGCACCAGAGGGGCCGACCATTTCCTCGTCGCCTGCCACGATTGGGTAATACATTATAAGCTAAGCTCTCTCGATCAATACCACTAGAATTCGATCAAGCTCAAGAACTGATCATCTGAACGTGACCATTACGTCTTGGGTTCTTGCAGGGACCTTACACGGCGACCTCGCACCGCGACCTCCGTAAGAACGCCATCAAGGCGCTGTGCAACGCCGACAGCTCGGAGGGGATCTTCACCCCGGGGAAAGATGTCTCCCTGCCGGAGACGACCATCCGGACGCCGAGGCGGCCTCTCCGGTACGTGGGCGGGCTGCCGGTGTCCCGTCGGGGCATCCTGGCCTTCTTCGCCGGCAACGTGCACGGCAGGGTCCGGCCGGAGCTCCTCAGGCACTGGGGCGACGGGCGGGACGACGACATGAGGGTGTACAGCCTGCTGCCGAGCAGGGTGTCCCGGCGGATGAGCTACATCCAGCACATGAAGAACAGCCGCTTCTGCCTGTGCCCCATGGGGTACGAGGTGAACAGCCCCCGGATCGTGGAGGCGCTCTACTACGAGTGCGTGCCGGTGATCATCGCCGACAACTTCGTGCTGCCGCTGAGCGAGGTGCTGGACTGGAGCGCCTTCTCGGTGGTGGTCGCCGAGAAGGACATACCGGACCTCAAGAGGATCCTGCAGGGGATCCCGCTCCGGAGGTACGTGGCCATGCACGGCTGCGTGAAGCGGCTGCAGCGGCACTTCCTGTGGCACGCCAGGCCGATTAAGTACGACCTCTTCCACATGATCCTGCACTCCATCTGGTTGAGCAGAGTGAACCAGGTGGAGCTCGACGGCTGAATTATAGAAGACATCGCTTAGGTTCTTGAGATGCTTGATGAGAGATATTTTTAGGGATCGTCCCTTGATTGAGCTTGGTTCAGTACAAAGTCTGTAAACAGAGGCAGGCTACATTTCTTGGCAACTTCACTGCACCAAAAAAGGAGTGTCACATGCAGCCGAGCTGCAACAGAACGACAAGGACGTATCATCTGACGTGCGTAGCTCGATCTGACGTATTACAGCGCAATGACCGGTTAAGCACAGAAAATTGACATTGGAGATGGCTGACATGAACTAGTAGTATAGAAACCTCTGCTGCTCTGCATTCTATAGCCCCTGATAAAGCGTACTAATTGATGGCCCAGTACCAAAAGCAGCGTGTCGGATGTATACCTCCGGCTAATCCGCAGCAATATTTACTCCAAAATTGTACAACCGGTACTGGATTCCAACAAATCAACAATGGCATGGCGCGATCACCCTACCCTGTCAGGCTCAGACCATGCTGAAGAGATTGGCCGTGGAGATGAGCGCGTTGAGAGCGAGCATGAGGAACCCGATGAACGACAGCCACAGGGCGCTGCTGATCTTCCTGTTGAAGGCGTCCGTGCCGAACCTCGACACCCACAGGTCGTTGCGAGACGCggccgccgacgacgccgacaTCAGGAGGTACGCCAGAACCTGCGGCAAGCGGCACGTCGCCGAACGAAGCACCAACGGGTTCAGTCAGTCGAGTCCCTTGTACATGAGCGGTTTCAGTTCAGGAATGAGTGGGGGCGGCGCACTGCACTTGCCTGGTCCAGGAACAGGCTGCAGTAGTAGCTTGGCCTGCTCCGGAATATGAACGTGGGTGAGATCAGGCGGCGGATCTCGCCGAAGGATTGCGCGATCGAGTAGGCGCAGACGATCACGTTCACTGCGACGGCGTACCTGCCATGAATTTGCCAAGAACAGGAATGTAACTTTATTACTTTACCTTGAGAGAATGAAAGAAGGGAAACATCTGATGATCTGAATGGACCGGATACGAACTTGAACTCGATCAGGTGGTATGTTAGGTAGATAGATAGTTTTTAGGTTGCGAGTTTTTAAAATATTCAAAATCATTACCCAGTTGCTCGagtttaattttcttttattttcttctttgtttttAAGAAAGAAAATATTCTTGTACGAGCAACAACTCCCGT
This window encodes:
- the LOC105914477 gene encoding carbonic anhydrase, chloroplastic, which translates into the protein MGGCCCCFLAHKPPRENPMHSSREPLIWSGSGAAGHHHHPAQMVTYSEGLGAAERLRAGFRTFKRTIYDKNPMLFGPLKSAQSPKYMVFACSDSRVCPSVILDLKPGDAFTVRNIAGLVPAYHQNMHSSVASAIEFAVTILKVKCIVVIGHSCCGGIRELLSLKEDRPQTYHFIDNWVKIGLAIKKKVEREHALLSFDDQCTMLEIEAVNLSLRNLTTYPFVKDKLGKGTLKLIGARYDFVHGSFQTWHA
- the LOC101778415 gene encoding probable glycosyltransferase At5g03795: MRPPPHLAAPSAAAPSSAASHTGPSRRRHRHRGATTTSSVACCRVAALACLLAAGAATALLTLSLPSTPGASTTTTTDFTVRLSVANQPPPPTHLPAPLAPATPPPPPPSPPAVRRRKREPSYWRMAPEEALRYAKREIRDAEPALDDPDLYAPLFKNVSQFKRSYELMERILKVYIYQDGRRPIFHTPPLSGIYASEGWFMKLLKESRRHVVADPSKAHLFYLPYSSQQLRLTLYVPDSHDLRPLSVYLRNFVRGLANKYPFWNRTRGADHFLVACHDWGPYTATSHRDLRKNAIKALCNADSSEGIFTPGKDVSLPETTIRTPRRPLRYVGGLPVSRRGILAFFAGNVHGRVRPELLRHWGDGRDDDMRVYSLLPSRVSRRMSYIQHMKNSRFCLCPMGYEVNSPRIVEALYYECVPVIIADNFVLPLSEVLDWSAFSVVVAEKDIPDLKRILQGIPLRRYVAMHGCVKRLQRHFLWHARPIKYDLFHMILHSIWLSRVNQVELDG